A genome region from Candidatus Hydrogenedentota bacterium includes the following:
- the rbsK gene encoding ribokinase: MDARKVLVVGSSSMDLVLRVSRMPRSGETVIGQSFQTVSGGKGANQAVAAARLGGEVSLIACVGDDLFGRQQLDGLTASGVDVSHVRTVSDAPTGVAMILVGESGESSIVVASGANFCLRASDVLERREVFQDADAVLLQLETPLGTVEASLRMARECGALAILDAGPARNLSPDMLCLADIVSPNETEAETLTGIAVDTMDGVHKAAQELLDMGVDHVVLKLGDRGSYYLGPTGELHVPAFPVEAVDTTAAGDAFTAALALRWDPARMRDTLRFANAAGALAAKSEGAQPSMPLAAAVDAFLAAYPAE, from the coding sequence ATGGACGCGAGAAAGGTCTTGGTCGTCGGAAGCTCCAGCATGGACCTGGTTCTGCGGGTGTCCCGCATGCCCCGCTCCGGTGAAACCGTCATCGGCCAGTCCTTCCAGACGGTGTCGGGCGGCAAGGGCGCGAACCAGGCGGTGGCCGCGGCGCGGCTCGGCGGCGAGGTCTCCCTCATCGCCTGCGTGGGCGACGACCTCTTCGGCCGCCAGCAGCTGGACGGCCTCACCGCCTCCGGGGTGGACGTGTCGCACGTGCGCACCGTCTCCGACGCCCCCACGGGGGTTGCGATGATCCTGGTGGGCGAGTCCGGGGAAAGCAGCATTGTGGTGGCTTCGGGCGCGAACTTCTGCCTGCGCGCCTCCGACGTGCTGGAGCGGCGCGAGGTGTTCCAGGACGCCGACGCCGTCCTGCTCCAGCTGGAGACCCCCCTGGGCACCGTCGAGGCCTCCCTGCGCATGGCCCGCGAGTGCGGTGCCCTCGCCATCCTCGACGCCGGCCCCGCGCGGAACCTGTCCCCTGACATGCTGTGCCTGGCCGACATTGTCTCGCCGAACGAGACGGAGGCCGAGACCCTCACGGGCATCGCCGTGGACACGATGGACGGGGTGCACAAGGCGGCCCAGGAGCTGCTCGACATGGGCGTGGACCACGTGGTCCTCAAGCTCGGCGACCGCGGCTCCTACTACCTCGGCCCGACGGGCGAGCTGCACGTCCCCGCGTTCCCGGTGGAGGCCGTGGACACCACCGCGGCGGGCGACGCCTTCACGGCGGCCCTCGCCCTGCGGTGGGACCCCGCCCGCATGCGCGACACCCTGCGCTTTGCGAACGCCGCCGGGGCGCTGGCCGCCAAGAGCGAGGGGGCCCAGCCCAGCATGCCGCTGGCGGCCGCGGTGGACGCGTTTCTGGCGGCCTATCCCGCTGAGTGA
- a CDS encoding radical SAM protein — MKIVFVMPSYELVKSYGGGGVLRRGILPPLGVGYLAASAEAAGHTAAFVDAQALNLDEAAAVKRVLDLEPDAVGISCLTQLADAARRISGLLKEARPGLPVIMGGPHVTSFFDSALADFPGVDILVPGEGEETLAELLGALEHGRPLDTVKGLLYRGPDGRPVTTPVRPPLRDQDLLPHPARHIYEDRLYAPLPNQCRRRPATTVITSRGCPYGKCRFCFQGGCYAAPYSRRSPENVVDELRRLAARGIREVIFWDDNFCINGKWVSRFCDLLDGERLNLTWTVFGRVNTVTEEMLRRMARSGCYNVYYGFESGNQGMLDAIRKGITLDQARQAVKWAKAAGMEIRGSFIFAMPGDTPEIAEETIRFACELNIDWMIFYPYHPSAGTALGDLAALEGTLVPPGTEMHQPVYVPKGYRDAEQVSRVIRSAYRRYYLRPRYIARALWRARNPVVLRNYWDAFRYWLTLVK; from the coding sequence ATGAAGATTGTGTTTGTCATGCCCTCGTACGAGCTGGTGAAATCGTACGGCGGCGGCGGCGTGCTGCGCCGGGGCATTCTGCCCCCGCTGGGCGTGGGGTATCTGGCCGCCTCCGCGGAGGCGGCCGGGCACACGGCGGCCTTTGTGGACGCCCAGGCGCTGAACCTGGACGAGGCCGCCGCCGTGAAACGGGTGCTGGACCTGGAACCCGACGCCGTCGGCATCTCCTGCCTGACCCAGCTCGCCGACGCCGCCCGAAGGATCTCCGGCCTGCTCAAGGAGGCGCGGCCCGGCCTGCCCGTCATCATGGGCGGCCCGCATGTGACCTCCTTCTTCGACAGCGCGCTCGCGGATTTTCCCGGCGTGGACATTCTGGTGCCCGGCGAGGGCGAGGAGACGCTGGCGGAACTGCTGGGGGCCCTCGAACACGGCCGGCCGCTCGACACGGTGAAAGGGCTCCTCTACCGCGGGCCGGACGGACGGCCCGTGACCACCCCTGTCCGCCCCCCCCTGCGCGACCAGGACCTCCTGCCGCACCCCGCGCGGCACATCTATGAGGACCGCCTGTATGCGCCCCTGCCCAACCAGTGCCGGCGCCGCCCCGCGACGACGGTGATCACGTCCCGCGGCTGCCCCTACGGCAAGTGCCGTTTCTGCTTTCAGGGGGGGTGCTATGCCGCCCCGTACAGCCGCCGCAGCCCGGAGAACGTGGTGGACGAATTGAGGCGGCTCGCCGCGCGCGGCATCCGCGAGGTCATTTTTTGGGACGACAATTTCTGCATCAACGGCAAGTGGGTGTCCCGTTTCTGCGACCTGCTGGACGGGGAGCGGCTGAACCTCACCTGGACGGTGTTCGGCAGGGTGAACACGGTGACGGAGGAGATGCTGCGGCGCATGGCGCGCTCGGGCTGCTACAACGTCTATTACGGCTTTGAGTCGGGCAACCAGGGCATGCTGGACGCGATCCGAAAGGGCATCACCCTGGACCAGGCGCGGCAGGCCGTGAAATGGGCGAAGGCCGCGGGCATGGAAATCCGCGGGTCGTTCATCTTCGCCATGCCCGGCGACACGCCGGAGATCGCCGAGGAGACCATCCGTTTCGCCTGCGAACTGAACATAGACTGGATGATCTTCTACCCCTACCATCCCAGCGCGGGCACGGCCCTGGGCGACTTGGCGGCCCTTGAGGGCACCCTCGTGCCCCCGGGCACGGAAATGCACCAGCCGGTCTATGTGCCCAAAGGCTACCGGGACGCGGAGCAGGTTTCGCGGGTCATCCGGTCCGCCTATCGCCGCTACTACCTCCGGCCCCGCTACATCGCCCGCGCCCTCTGGCGGGCGAGAAACCCCGTGGTCCTGCGGAATTACTGGGATGCTTTCCGCTACTGGCTGACTCTGGTAAAGTAG
- a CDS encoding HAMP domain-containing protein: protein MSVRVPDETPAPLSPPLARWRNTLFLRVVVLCGVLLLCLFAAVVVIARYFFHEAAVQMEASTLDIARSLELRLDEGFQGDYQALEGELMDLHKGFDIRLEDRPAAEEPGATFTIERQRDGSFLRVARVPLTSEGRTVLLTASMTIVPQTEILHAFTSRYLLAVTAVFLLALGAMVWFIWKALHPLRRLAESCAAVGSGHLEPVATSGASGEVLALETTFNRMIESLREKETVEARLRQAQRLSALGTLAAGVAHDVRNPLNAIKLLSGHAVEQLGDPDSPPARSLRTIRNEVGRLEEIVSGFLSLARETELHPEPVDLDALLQECVGLLGREADQRGVRLTAECGAGGLRLMLDARHISRAVLNVLLNALEACPEGGRVRLFSRVTETACQVEVRDDGPGLDREALERVFDPYYTTKPGGTGLGLSITRGVIEEHGGAIEMTSAPGGGGCQVLITLPLDRLRA, encoded by the coding sequence ATGAGCGTCCGTGTCCCCGACGAGACCCCGGCCCCGCTTTCCCCGCCCCTTGCGCGCTGGCGGAACACCCTCTTCCTGCGCGTGGTCGTGCTGTGCGGCGTCTTGCTGCTGTGTCTGTTCGCGGCCGTGGTGGTGATCGCGCGGTACTTCTTCCACGAGGCGGCGGTGCAGATGGAGGCGAGCACCCTCGACATCGCGCGGAGCCTGGAACTCCGTCTGGACGAGGGTTTCCAGGGGGACTATCAGGCCCTCGAGGGCGAGCTGATGGACCTGCACAAGGGCTTCGACATCCGCCTGGAGGACCGCCCGGCGGCCGAGGAGCCCGGCGCCACCTTCACCATCGAGCGGCAGCGGGACGGCAGCTTCCTCCGCGTGGCCCGCGTGCCCCTCACCAGCGAGGGGCGGACCGTGCTCCTCACCGCCTCCATGACCATCGTGCCGCAGACGGAAATCCTCCACGCCTTCACCAGCCGCTACCTCCTCGCCGTGACGGCGGTGTTCCTGCTCGCCCTGGGCGCCATGGTCTGGTTCATCTGGAAGGCCCTGCACCCCCTGCGGCGGCTCGCCGAGAGCTGCGCGGCCGTCGGTTCGGGGCATCTCGAGCCCGTGGCCACCTCCGGGGCCTCCGGCGAGGTCCTCGCCCTGGAAACCACCTTCAACCGCATGATCGAGTCCCTGCGCGAGAAGGAGACCGTCGAGGCGCGGCTCCGCCAGGCCCAGCGCCTCTCCGCCCTCGGCACGCTCGCCGCGGGCGTCGCCCACGACGTGCGCAACCCCCTCAACGCCATCAAGCTCCTCTCCGGCCACGCCGTGGAGCAGCTCGGCGACCCGGACTCCCCCCCCGCCCGGTCCCTGCGCACCATCCGCAACGAGGTGGGCCGGCTCGAGGAGATCGTGTCGGGGTTCCTCTCCCTCGCGCGGGAGACGGAGCTGCACCCCGAGCCCGTGGACCTCGACGCCCTGCTCCAGGAATGCGTCGGCCTGCTGGGCCGCGAGGCCGACCAGCGCGGCGTGCGGCTCACGGCGGAATGCGGCGCGGGCGGGCTCCGGCTCATGCTCGACGCCCGCCACATCAGCCGCGCCGTGCTCAATGTCCTGCTCAACGCGCTGGAGGCCTGCCCCGAGGGGGGGCGCGTGCGCCTGTTCTCCCGCGTGACCGAGACGGCCTGCCAGGTGGAGGTCCGCGACGACGGCCCCGGCCTCGACCGCGAGGCCCTGGAGCGCGTGTTCGACCCCTATTACACCACCAAGCCCGGCGGCACCGGACTCGGCCTGTCCATCACCCGCGGGGTCATCGAGGAGCACGGCGGCGCCATCGAGATGACCTCCGCCCCTGGCGGCGGCGGCTGCCAGGTGCTCATCACCCTGCCCCTGGACCGTCTGCGCGCCTGA